The following coding sequences lie in one Heyndrickxia oleronia genomic window:
- a CDS encoding DMT family transporter codes for MPSAFIILAALSWGFISIFTKKLTSYGFTEMEIVTIRVVYAWILLFPLTFLQKKQAMFKIKLKHLPFFVGTGLLSIVFFNWCYFTAINQLSVSLAVMLLYTSPAFVAILSYFILKEKLSLKKFFAIIVTITGCTLIAISSSGGGTSWNWGGFIIGLGAGLGYALYSIFGKLALKHYDSMTITFYTFLVASVSLAPFFHFWRKMSDFTIENHLYMIGLATVPTVLAYLLYTIGLNKVESSTAAILATMEPVAAILVGIILFKEDIVILQFIGILFILSSVFILSIKRKTKGDLSKRISKEF; via the coding sequence TTGCCTAGTGCTTTCATTATATTAGCAGCATTATCTTGGGGTTTTATTTCTATTTTTACGAAAAAACTTACTAGTTATGGATTTACTGAGATGGAAATCGTGACAATTCGTGTCGTTTATGCATGGATCCTTTTATTTCCTTTAACATTTTTACAAAAGAAACAGGCTATGTTTAAAATAAAATTAAAACATCTCCCATTTTTTGTTGGCACTGGTCTATTGAGTATTGTGTTTTTTAATTGGTGTTATTTTACCGCAATTAATCAACTCTCCGTATCCTTAGCTGTTATGCTACTATATACTTCTCCAGCGTTTGTAGCGATTTTATCTTATTTTATATTAAAAGAAAAACTCTCACTAAAAAAATTTTTCGCGATAATTGTAACGATTACGGGATGTACGTTAATAGCGATTTCAAGTAGTGGAGGAGGAACCAGTTGGAATTGGGGTGGATTTATTATTGGTTTGGGTGCAGGGCTTGGCTATGCACTGTATAGTATCTTTGGTAAATTAGCATTGAAGCATTATGATTCAATGACGATAACCTTTTATACGTTTTTAGTTGCTAGCGTATCTTTAGCTCCTTTTTTTCATTTTTGGCGGAAAATGAGCGATTTTACGATTGAAAATCACTTATATATGATTGGATTAGCAACTGTGCCTACTGTATTAGCCTATTTATTATATACCATTGGACTAAATAAGGTTGAAAGTAGCACGGCGGCTATTTTAGCGACGATGGAACCAGTAGCAGCTATTTTAGTAGGAATAATACTTTTTAAAGAAGATATTGTTATTTTACAATTTATAGGTATACTCTTTATTTTATCCTCAGTGTTTATTTTAAGCATAAAGAGAAAAACAAAAGGGGATCTATCTAAAAGAATATCAAAGGAATTTTAA
- a CDS encoding b(o/a)3-type cytochrome-c oxidase subunit 1, which yields MITTISKVDKRDARLSMAYIYVAFAALAIGGLMGLLQTLVRSGRLELPGGINYYEILTAHGVLLGLGLTTYFILGFQFAAISRTVGTLSTKARLSGWVGFLLMIIGTLFATTMILTNKATVLYTFYAPLQAHFLFYLGLTLLIVGSWVACGAMIATYIRWRKQNPGKPSPLLSFMVVTNSLMWIVCTLGVAGEVLFQLLPWSLGWVDTVNVLVSRTLFWYFGHPLVYFWLLPAYMAWYVIIPKIIGGRIFSDSLARLVFILFLLFSIPVGFHHQLTEPGINANWKFVQVILTFMVIIPSLMTAFSMFATFEMFGRLKGAKGLFGWLKKLPWKDARFLVPFIGMVAFVPAGAGGIINASNQMNQVVHNTIWVTGHFHLTVATTVVLTFFGISYWLIPHLTGRVFTKAMNRLAIFQAICWTIGMAIMSTSMHLEGLLGAPRRTAYTTYGDAAQALDWIPYQVAQAVGGSVLFLGIVLIIVIILNLAFFAPKGNQEFPVGEVAENAEKTPMVLENWKIWLTILVALILIAYTVPFADMIQNAPPGSKGFKLW from the coding sequence ATGATAACAACAATTAGTAAAGTAGATAAACGAGATGCACGATTGTCTATGGCATATATTTACGTTGCCTTTGCCGCATTAGCCATAGGCGGTTTAATGGGACTTTTACAAACATTAGTGCGGTCAGGAAGACTTGAATTACCGGGTGGAATTAATTATTATGAAATTTTAACTGCACATGGAGTTTTACTTGGTCTTGGACTTACTACTTATTTTATATTAGGCTTTCAATTTGCAGCTATTAGCCGTACAGTTGGAACTTTATCTACAAAAGCTCGATTATCAGGTTGGGTAGGCTTTTTACTAATGATCATTGGAACATTATTTGCTACTACTATGATCTTAACAAATAAAGCCACTGTTCTTTATACGTTTTATGCTCCATTACAAGCGCATTTCCTATTTTATTTAGGATTAACTCTTTTAATAGTTGGGAGTTGGGTTGCTTGTGGAGCAATGATAGCCACATATATTAGATGGAGGAAGCAAAATCCTGGAAAACCAAGTCCATTATTAAGCTTTATGGTAGTAACAAATTCTTTGATGTGGATTGTTTGTACACTTGGTGTTGCAGGAGAAGTATTATTCCAATTACTACCTTGGTCCCTCGGTTGGGTTGATACAGTTAATGTACTCGTTAGTCGAACATTATTTTGGTACTTTGGTCATCCATTAGTCTATTTCTGGTTATTACCTGCCTACATGGCATGGTATGTAATCATTCCAAAAATCATCGGTGGAAGGATATTTTCAGACTCACTTGCCCGTTTAGTGTTTATATTATTCCTATTATTCTCTATACCAGTAGGATTTCACCATCAATTAACTGAGCCAGGTATTAATGCTAATTGGAAATTTGTCCAAGTTATCCTTACATTTATGGTTATTATTCCATCTTTAATGACTGCCTTCTCAATGTTTGCAACTTTCGAGATGTTTGGGAGATTAAAGGGTGCCAAAGGATTATTTGGTTGGTTAAAAAAACTACCTTGGAAAGATGCAAGATTTCTCGTTCCATTTATTGGTATGGTAGCCTTTGTACCCGCCGGTGCAGGTGGAATAATAAATGCATCTAACCAAATGAATCAAGTTGTCCATAATACCATTTGGGTTACCGGTCACTTTCACTTAACCGTTGCTACAACAGTAGTACTAACTTTCTTTGGAATAAGCTATTGGTTAATCCCACATTTAACAGGAAGAGTATTTACTAAAGCGATGAATCGATTAGCTATTTTCCAAGCTATTTGCTGGACGATTGGTATGGCGATCATGTCTACATCTATGCACCTTGAAGGGCTATTAGGTGCACCTAGACGAACAGCCTATACAACATATGGAGATGCCGCACAGGCACTGGATTGGATTCCATATCAAGTTGCTCAAGCAGTAGGTGGTTCCGTACTATTTTTAGGAATTGTATTAATTATCGTCATCATCTTAAACCTTGCGTTTTTTGCACCGAAAGGAAATCAAGAGTTCCCAGTCGGTGAAGTAGCAGAAAATGCTGAGAAAACACCTATGGTATTAGAAAACTGGAAAATTTGGTTAACCATATTGGTAGCATTAATCTTAATAGCCTATACAGTTCCTTTTGCTGATATGATTCAAAATGCACCCCCTGGTTCAAAAGGATTTAAATTATGGTAA
- a CDS encoding cytochrome c oxidase subunit II encodes MHLHRYEKWWLTFGIGALIIFLAIVGIQAFHQGHQPPSAKVKVDPERVDQTEPFTKPGLHKVTGKDWDYELVIVASAFMFNPGEIEIPRGSKVKIIATTKDVVHGFEVAGTNINMMLEPGYVSEYITTFKKNGEYLIVCNEYCGTGHHMMSARLKVVDKA; translated from the coding sequence ATGCATTTACATCGTTATGAGAAATGGTGGTTAACCTTTGGAATTGGTGCACTTATTATCTTTTTAGCTATTGTAGGTATTCAAGCATTTCATCAAGGACACCAACCACCAAGTGCAAAAGTAAAAGTGGATCCTGAACGTGTAGATCAAACTGAACCTTTTACCAAACCAGGATTACACAAGGTCACTGGGAAGGATTGGGATTATGAATTAGTTATTGTTGCCTCTGCCTTCATGTTTAATCCAGGTGAAATCGAAATTCCTAGAGGCTCAAAGGTTAAAATTATTGCAACAACAAAGGACGTTGTTCATGGGTTCGAAGTAGCTGGAACAAATATTAATATGATGCTCGAACCAGGATATGTTAGTGAATACATTACAACGTTTAAGAAGAATGGGGAGTATTTAATCGTGTGTAATGAGTATTGTGGCACTGGACATCATATGATGTCTGCAAGACTAAAGGTGGTGGATAAAGCATGA
- a CDS encoding cytochrome c oxidase subunit 2A, which yields MAKIQPKKNIHEETSSLKGTLIAVFIVGAFLVISWIAVFGLYLNRI from the coding sequence ATGGCTAAAATTCAACCAAAAAAGAACATCCATGAAGAGACTTCTTCTTTAAAAGGTACTTTAATTGCTGTATTCATTGTTGGAGCCTTTCTAGTTATTTCATGGATTGCCGTCTTCGGATTATATTTAAATCGAATATAG
- a CDS encoding xanthine phosphoribosyltransferase yields MKLLKEKIKQDGVVLSDSILKVDSFLNHQIDPVLMKEIGDEFVKRFQNEKITKILTIESSGISPAVMAGLNLGVNVIFARKRKSLTLVDELYTASVHSFTKNVTNEIAVSKRFINENDHVLVIDDFLANGQAALGLLDIVEQAGASVAGIGIVIEKAFQDGGKLLRNKGIRVESLAEIEKLDNGQVIFKEEVMA; encoded by the coding sequence TTGAAATTATTGAAAGAAAAAATTAAACAAGATGGAGTAGTATTATCAGATTCAATATTGAAAGTTGATTCTTTTCTCAATCATCAAATTGATCCTGTACTAATGAAGGAGATAGGTGATGAGTTTGTTAAAAGATTCCAAAATGAGAAGATTACGAAAATATTAACGATTGAATCCTCAGGTATCTCACCGGCTGTGATGGCAGGTTTAAATTTAGGGGTCAATGTTATTTTTGCTAGAAAACGAAAATCTCTTACTCTTGTTGATGAATTATATACAGCAAGTGTACATTCATTTACCAAAAATGTAACAAATGAAATTGCGGTTTCTAAACGTTTTATCAATGAAAATGATCATGTATTAGTAATTGACGATTTCCTAGCAAATGGCCAAGCAGCGTTAGGACTACTTGATATTGTTGAACAGGCGGGGGCATCTGTTGCTGGGATTGGTATCGTCATTGAAAAGGCATTTCAAGATGGGGGTAAGCTTCTTCGTAATAAAGGTATTAGAGTAGAGTCACTAGCAGAAATTGAAAAACTTGATAATGGGCAGGTCATTTTCAAAGAGGAGGTAATGGCCTAA
- a CDS encoding nucleobase:cation symporter-2 family protein, giving the protein MHSKLKTATLSLQHVLAMYAGAVIIPLIVGGAMGLSPEKLTYLVSIDIFMCGIATILQVWKSRFFGIGLPVVLGCTFTAVGPMIAIGEQHGLTTIYGAVIASGLMIMIISKFFGKLVRFFPPVVTGSVVTTIGITLIPVAMNNMAGGEGSADYGSVSNVCLAFGTLILIILLQRFFTGFIRSISILLGLLAGTIAAALMGKVDFSPVADASMFHMIQPLYFGVPTFEWTSIITMFLVAVVSLVESTGVYYALSDITNQKLTEDDLARGYRSEGLASVVGGLFNSFPYTTFSQNVGLVQLSGIKSKNVIYLVGVYLMILGVIPKIGALTTIIPSAVLGGAMVAMFGMVIASGIKMLSRVDLTSQGNLMIIACSVGMGMGVTVVPKMFTHLPENFQILTSNGIVAGSFTAILLNLLFNHSATKQKKSIEIIGQKAS; this is encoded by the coding sequence ATGCATAGCAAGTTAAAAACAGCAACTTTAAGCTTGCAGCATGTTCTTGCGATGTACGCAGGTGCAGTGATTATCCCTTTAATAGTTGGAGGGGCAATGGGACTCTCTCCAGAAAAGTTAACATATTTAGTATCTATTGATATTTTTATGTGCGGCATAGCGACTATTTTACAAGTTTGGAAGAGTCGATTCTTTGGTATTGGTCTACCCGTAGTATTAGGTTGTACGTTTACCGCTGTCGGTCCAATGATTGCAATAGGTGAACAGCATGGTTTAACAACTATTTATGGTGCAGTTATTGCATCTGGACTTATGATCATGATTATTAGTAAATTTTTTGGCAAACTTGTGCGTTTTTTTCCACCGGTTGTTACAGGTTCGGTAGTTACGACAATTGGAATCACACTTATTCCTGTAGCAATGAATAATATGGCTGGTGGAGAAGGAAGTGCAGACTATGGTTCTGTTAGTAATGTTTGTTTAGCATTTGGTACACTCATTTTAATTATTCTTTTACAACGATTCTTTACTGGTTTTATTCGTTCTATTTCTATATTATTAGGATTATTGGCTGGAACGATAGCAGCAGCTCTAATGGGAAAAGTAGATTTTTCTCCTGTAGCTGATGCATCGATGTTTCATATGATTCAACCACTTTACTTTGGGGTTCCTACTTTCGAGTGGACATCTATCATTACTATGTTTTTAGTAGCTGTAGTAAGTTTAGTTGAATCTACTGGTGTGTATTATGCTTTAAGTGATATAACCAATCAAAAGTTAACAGAGGATGACTTAGCTAGGGGATATCGTTCAGAAGGACTCGCGAGTGTTGTCGGGGGATTATTTAATTCATTTCCCTATACTACCTTTTCGCAAAATGTTGGACTTGTTCAACTGTCAGGGATTAAGTCTAAAAATGTGATTTATTTAGTGGGAGTATATTTGATGATTTTAGGTGTTATTCCTAAAATAGGGGCATTAACTACCATTATTCCTTCTGCTGTTTTAGGTGGCGCCATGGTAGCGATGTTCGGAATGGTCATTGCGTCTGGTATTAAAATGCTTAGCCGTGTAGATCTAACTTCACAAGGCAATTTAATGATTATCGCATGCTCAGTTGGTATGGGAATGGGAGTAACAGTGGTTCCTAAAATGTTTACCCATCTCCCTGAAAATTTTCAAATCTTAACAAGTAATGGCATTGTTGCAGGAAGCTTTACGGCAATTCTTTTAAATCTTTTATTTAATCATTCGGCTACTAAGCAAAAGAAAAGCATCGAAATAATAGGTCAAAAAGCTTCTTAA
- a CDS encoding helix-turn-helix transcriptional regulator, which produces MKKDFGDSISNKVYEYRVLARMSQQELAEKVGVSKQTIFVMEKGNYVPTLLLAFRIAEFFKVDVNNIFTYEKGSDHSD; this is translated from the coding sequence ATGAAGAAAGATTTTGGTGATTCGATATCAAATAAGGTTTATGAATATCGCGTACTTGCCAGAATGTCTCAGCAAGAATTAGCAGAGAAAGTCGGGGTTTCCAAACAAACCATCTTTGTCATGGAAAAAGGAAATTATGTTCCAACATTGCTGTTAGCCTTTCGAATTGCAGAATTTTTTAAAGTTGATGTAAACAACATTTTTACTTATGAGAAAGGAAGTGATCATAGTGATTAA
- a CDS encoding DUF2178 domain-containing protein — translation MINFSEIFNAIFNPLKSWAEQSQGNWNLLIVSGFILVFVGAIVTYALHKKMGKVDERTKQISLNSALIVLCVVILCDVIFPKEYMWQIFFLFKYSLAFLASAIYLVVRYKKDFF, via the coding sequence GTGATTAATTTTTCTGAAATCTTTAACGCTATTTTTAACCCGTTAAAGTCTTGGGCTGAACAATCACAAGGAAATTGGAATCTTCTCATTGTTAGCGGTTTTATATTGGTTTTTGTCGGAGCAATTGTAACATACGCACTACACAAAAAAATGGGTAAAGTTGATGAAAGAACAAAGCAAATATCTTTAAATAGTGCACTTATAGTGTTATGTGTAGTAATTTTATGCGACGTGATTTTCCCGAAAGAATATATGTGGCAGATTTTCTTCTTATTTAAATATTCTCTTGCATTCCTTGCTTCAGCAATCTATCTAGTAGTTCGATATAAAAAAGACTTTTTTTAA
- a CDS encoding SDR family NAD(P)-dependent oxidoreductase: MYLPSFHLNGKTAIITGAGRGIGKALAIGFAEAGANIALLSRTEADLVDTAKIIEQLGRTAYILPTDVTDRDQVKAAINHVAESAGTIDILVNNAGMNIRSQALDVTDEEWQKIMDTNLKSAFMASQEVGHFMKQQNEGKIITIASVGGHIALRTGVVYAATKAALIQMTKVLAFEWGKYNINVNAIGPWYFKTPLTETLLQDEAYVNDILAVTPLRRIGELEELVGPAIMFASEAGKYITGQTLFVDGGMTINGF; encoded by the coding sequence ATGTATTTACCTTCATTTCATTTAAATGGAAAAACAGCAATTATTACTGGTGCGGGTCGAGGAATCGGAAAAGCTTTAGCAATTGGTTTTGCGGAAGCTGGAGCAAATATTGCGTTATTATCTAGAACAGAAGCTGATTTAGTTGATACAGCTAAAATAATTGAACAACTAGGTAGAACAGCTTATATTTTACCCACGGATGTAACTGATCGCGATCAAGTAAAAGCGGCTATTAACCATGTAGCTGAGTCTGCAGGGACAATAGATATTTTGGTTAACAATGCCGGAATGAATATTCGTTCTCAAGCATTGGATGTAACAGATGAGGAATGGCAAAAAATAATGGATACGAATTTAAAATCTGCTTTCATGGCTTCTCAAGAGGTAGGACATTTTATGAAGCAGCAAAATGAAGGAAAGATTATTACAATTGCTTCTGTAGGAGGACATATTGCATTAAGAACAGGTGTGGTGTATGCTGCTACAAAAGCTGCATTAATTCAGATGACTAAGGTTTTAGCCTTTGAATGGGGGAAATATAATATTAACGTAAATGCCATTGGACCATGGTATTTCAAAACTCCTTTAACGGAAACATTATTGCAAGATGAAGCCTATGTAAATGATATCCTAGCTGTTACTCCTTTGAGACGAATTGGTGAACTGGAAGAGTTGGTTGGTCCTGCGATTATGTTTGCCTCTGAAGCAGGAAAATACATAACAGGTCAAACGTTATTTGTTGATGGTGGTATGACGATAAATGGATTTTAA
- a CDS encoding chemotaxis protein CheX yields MTQTKNVTDVLNSTIEALQSVLPFTIIIDSPKLFKSPIAGHTVGVLIGITGDFKGRMIIDAEKEMISKIGEGMFGMPLQEEMLESFAGELGNMLAGNMSTSISQKGFIIDITPPTVIIGHSKFSGFEKALCLPVNIDQSGVLNIILSIEM; encoded by the coding sequence TTGACACAAACAAAAAATGTGACAGATGTACTAAATTCAACCATTGAAGCATTACAATCTGTCCTACCCTTTACGATTATCATTGATTCTCCAAAGCTTTTTAAATCACCAATTGCTGGGCATACTGTCGGTGTCTTAATCGGAATTACTGGTGATTTTAAAGGAAGAATGATTATTGATGCTGAAAAAGAAATGATCTCAAAAATTGGAGAAGGTATGTTTGGCATGCCACTTCAAGAAGAAATGCTCGAATCCTTTGCGGGAGAATTAGGAAACATGCTAGCAGGAAATATGTCAACAAGTATATCCCAAAAAGGATTTATCATTGATATTACTCCACCGACCGTAATTATTGGACATTCCAAGTTTTCTGGTTTCGAAAAAGCACTTTGTCTTCCTGTAAATATCGACCAATCAGGGGTATTAAACATTATCTTATCAATTGAAATGTAA
- a CDS encoding type III polyketide synthase, whose protein sequence is MSKICAVGLGKPTYKISQNEIMEFAKRLFSSSFPDIHRLLRVFENGEITSRYFVKDLDWYSQEHSFAEKNDAFIDESVELGKKAINDCLEQLEGIDYFDIDAIFMICTTGMATPSIEARIMNQLPLREDIKRIPIWGLGCAGGAAGLSRAYDYCLAHPKDKVIVLSIELCSLTFQKNDHSKSNLIGTSLFADGAACTLVVGNDCELLKNISFPLPTIIDTKSNLMKNSMDVMGWNIKNDGLHVVFSKDIPSIVESWLKPKIATFIQKYGLKLTDISQFIAHPGGKKVISAYEKSLNFPSSITEASREVLRQFGNMSSPTIHYVLKSIMEKNIQSGEWGLALALGPGFSSEQLLMRWE, encoded by the coding sequence ATGTCTAAAATATGTGCAGTTGGTTTAGGAAAACCTACTTATAAGATTTCACAAAATGAGATAATGGAATTTGCTAAGCGCTTGTTTTCTTCCTCGTTTCCAGATATTCATAGACTTCTGAGAGTGTTTGAAAACGGTGAAATAACTTCACGATACTTTGTTAAGGATTTAGATTGGTATAGTCAGGAGCATTCATTTGCCGAGAAAAATGATGCTTTTATAGATGAATCCGTTGAATTAGGAAAAAAAGCAATAAATGATTGTCTCGAACAATTGGAAGGAATCGATTATTTCGATATTGATGCAATATTTATGATATGTACAACCGGGATGGCTACCCCAAGTATAGAAGCGCGAATAATGAATCAACTTCCCTTAAGAGAGGATATTAAGCGTATTCCAATATGGGGACTTGGTTGTGCAGGTGGGGCTGCAGGGTTATCGCGTGCTTATGATTATTGTCTTGCACATCCGAAAGATAAGGTTATTGTGCTATCTATTGAGCTTTGCAGTCTTACGTTTCAAAAAAATGATCACTCCAAAAGTAATTTAATTGGTACATCATTATTTGCCGATGGTGCTGCATGTACATTAGTAGTAGGAAATGATTGTGAGCTACTTAAAAATATTTCATTCCCACTACCAACTATAATTGACACGAAATCTAACTTGATGAAAAATTCTATGGATGTAATGGGGTGGAATATTAAGAATGATGGTCTGCATGTTGTTTTTTCTAAAGATATTCCATCAATAGTAGAAAGCTGGCTAAAACCAAAAATAGCAACATTTATTCAAAAGTATGGGCTAAAACTTACCGATATCTCACAATTTATTGCTCATCCAGGTGGGAAAAAAGTTATTAGTGCTTACGAAAAAAGTTTAAACTTCCCATCTTCAATAACAGAAGCATCGAGGGAAGTACTCAGACAATTTGGGAATATGTCTTCTCCTACCATCCATTATGTACTAAAAAGTATTATGGAAAAGAATATCCAGTCAGGTGAATGGGGTCTTGCCTTAGCTTTAGGCCCGGGTTTTAGTTCAGAACAGTTGTTAATGAGGTGGGAATAA
- a CDS encoding isoprenylcysteine carboxyl methyltransferase family protein: MFFNLFFSIIIIQRLAELFLAKKNERWMKQNGGEEYGVRHYQLMVMIHSCFFLSLLLEVFFFEKTIHSLWIVWLALFVITQLGRIWVIYSLGKYWNTKIIVLPSSKTISKGPYKYLKHPNYLIVTLELLIIPLMFNAYITLICFFILNQLILAIRIPYEEKILAENTDYAFIHNEQPRYFPKLKK, encoded by the coding sequence ATGTTTTTTAATCTTTTTTTCTCAATCATTATTATACAAAGGCTAGCTGAACTTTTCTTAGCAAAGAAAAATGAACGCTGGATGAAGCAAAACGGTGGAGAGGAATATGGTGTTAGACATTATCAACTAATGGTGATGATTCATTCCTGTTTCTTTCTTTCCTTACTACTTGAAGTATTTTTTTTCGAAAAAACGATTCATTCACTATGGATAGTCTGGTTAGCCCTTTTTGTTATCACACAGCTAGGTAGGATATGGGTTATTTATTCTTTGGGGAAGTATTGGAATACGAAAATTATCGTACTACCTAGTTCCAAAACAATTTCTAAAGGACCCTACAAATATTTAAAACATCCCAATTATTTAATTGTTACGTTAGAATTATTAATCATTCCACTAATGTTTAATGCTTATATCACATTAATTTGCTTCTTCATATTAAATCAATTGATATTAGCGATAAGAATTCCATATGAAGAGAAAATATTAGCTGAAAATACGGATTACGCATTCATTCATAATGAACAACCAAGATATTTTCCAAAGCTAAAAAAGTAA